The genomic stretch CACTGCGAGAACCGCAAGGGCGTGCTggtgaaagctctctccgagatcGAGAAGCTCCACCTTTCCGTGGGGAACACCAGCGTCATACCTTTCGCCGCTGCTTCTCTCGACATCACCGTCATGACCCAGGCAAGATCCACCGCCCTTCTCCTACCCACCACGGTCGTACGGACGAACAACATGAACGAACTTGTTATCATCTTCTTGTGCAGATGGAAGAGGAGTTCTGCGTGACGGCCAAAGAGGTGGTGAAGAAGCTGAACTCCGCTTTCAGACAACGGTCGGTTCGTTGAAGCTAATCaagatctcctcctcctcctcctcctcctcctcgagacAAGTTTCACTAGTTTTTGCTGCATGGTGTTGTCCGATCTGCAGGTTCATTGCTCTTCTCTCTTAGCTTTTTTGCATGGTTGAGCTACTCGATCATGTTTTTGGAGCAGAAGAGTGACACAGTTGCATGTTCTTTTGAGGACTTGTAGTAGGAGGGAGGTTGACTCTCATAAAACCTctgtttcttcctcttctctgaGGATTTCGACAGTTCAAAACCTGCTTCTCAGTTTCCATTCGATGTCTAATCCTTACAAAGCCCGACGACTCTAGCAAAAGATGTTGTCCATCTCCTTCTCGAGGATCTCTTATGAGTAATTTCTATTCTTTTGTGCTCATCTTGTGGAATTGGACACCGAACATGCTGTGCTGTTGCAAGCAATCTGCCAATCATGCACGAGAGCTTCCATTTAGGTTTGAGCCTCTCGGCGATGCCACCGCATCAGAATTCGGACGCAACGCTTCTAAATCCTACAAGAAAGAGGTTATCGGATCTTATTTCAGGGTTCTAAACCCGCACCCGAataaagcgatctcatcctcaccaTCCATCTAAAAGCGAACGGCTTTGATCGACCCGTAACGCTGGTCCCGTCACTACTCATAAAAGCGAACCGCTCGCATCATTCCCTCGCCTctcattggttggatttcgccatGTCATCTATGGGACCCAGGGATCTGCCGCCTATGAAACCACccctcttcgtcttcttcctcgtctCTGCTCCGGCCACTTTCTTTCGGTTCTACGAATTCCTTCGGCGATCGATGGCGTCTCGCCCTCTGTTGCTGGTGGGGATTCCTAAAATTTCTCGTGGTGGGAGTTTCGAACGCTCTAATTTCCTTGAAAGCCCTGCATCCGGCCCCTTCCCAGGCGATTTCGGTAAGCGAACCCTAAAAGATTTCGAGTTCTTTCTCCTGCAATGGAACTATGGGTTTTGGGTCGAAAGATCGATGGAGTCTGGCTCCAGGCGGAGGGCGTGTGGGTGTCGGGGTTCGGCGTGCGAATCGGCAGGCCGTCGCTTCCTCCGCCTCGAAATCAAGAAACGAAGTGAGCGTAAGAGATCGGGCTCGAGAAGGCCGGCGTGAGAGGCGGCATGGCTGGCTTACGGAGGCGGAGCGCCGGCGAGAAGCCGGATCTCTGCGATTTTAGGGTGGGCGAGGTGAGACCACAGCCGGTGGTGGTAGTGACCGCAGCGGTGACGGGGGCGGCGGGAAACGAGGTGGACGCGGACGATTTGCTTCGTGTCCCGACCTATTTCACGACTTACATTACGAACCACGGGCCGGATGAGCCCAAATGAGAGAGGGGTGGAGAGTGTATGGGCTGATTTGGGCTGAAACTTAGATTGGATTGCAGGCTTAGATCATTTTGGGCCAATGTATCCGAGCCCAAATGACGACCCAAATTTATCGTACTACTACTTGCTTTGGAACCTTTGACATGCTGTTTTCTCTCTGTGGTGTAGGTGTCTTTCAGTGTGGCCGTATCAAAGATTTGAAGTCCACCAGAAGGAGGAACCAACGAATTGGATTGATTCCACGACATAGGAAGTGCCACATTCAAGTGCGTCGGCAATGTTACTTGTGAGAAGCTCAGGTATGGACTACTTATGGAATTCCCAAATCCGGAACTTGATCCCGTAGAATCAGTATTCCATTCTTGCTTTCTTTAAGTTGAAGATGCTGCAAGTCTCTTTGGTTTTGCGGTGTGGTGGTGGAAGCATCCGTTTACCAATAGATGGATTGAAGGGAATCCACAAATGGAACCCCTGATATCACCATGCATGGACTAGTGGATGCTTGGCCTGCATACAAGGAATCCAGATCACATCCCTTATTCTTAGAATGTAAGGACCATGGCCTTGGAAGCGAAGAACCAAACCCCTAATGAAGAATCCATAAAGGCTAAGAAAGGTTCCAGTCTTGTGTTCTAAGAAATGCATAGTGCATTATACTCCTACCGACGTGGAGTCGTGAAAGGTCAACATACTTCTAGATATATTAAAGTGGACTAGAACTAATCTCAAAACAGCAACCCTATCCTGTCTATTAAAGTGGAATAAGTCTCGAGTTTAGTCAAAGTATAtaagactaattacatattatccgtaTAGTTTGCTAccttttaaaaagttatattgtatttctatacttacgaaagtgaaatatttaatcccgTTTATCTTTATGTCGTCGACTCTGTTAATGAAAATGTCACATATATTGTCACGTATGAAAAATAACATTAAAACAAggtttaaaagataattttataatactATTTTCAtcgatattaatttttatttctatAACTTTCGTAAAAGCAATAGTTGAGAAACCAATAGTTTTGCAATACTTGATGAATGAGGAGGCATGATCACAAGAGAGAGAGCATTTTTATCGAGTGTTTCACTTTTTAACAAAATCTCTAAAGATACAAAGAGAAGATGAAGCAATTGAATTGTATATCTTACTTCGTTTCCCAACAaaaccctcctctctctctttcttaatttttttccttTGGATGGTGAGAATAGCATtatgaaattttctttttaaccTTCTTTTAGTGTCGTTTTGTGCTCGTGGCAGTACGTATTGTATTTTTATCAATAGAATTGATAGTATGAgaagaaatataattaaatattttactttcgtaagtataggaatcccaatataatttttaaaagtgtaaGGATCGAGATACTAAAAGTCGATCATTACAAGGGATAATATGTAATAAGTTCGAGAAAGCACTTGCATATATTAAAGTTTTACTAATATTCCTAATAGGtggatttatttttaaaatatccatATAGATGGATTAGCTAACACTCATATGAGTGTTCTTAATTTGGATGTAGCATTTTTTAAGCTATTAGATAAAACGGCATCGAGTAGGATTGCTGGACATCCCAACCTTTTTATTACCATATGCACCACAGACATGTGGAGAGAAGACAAACAAACTCCTCTTTTTTTGGTACCTTCCTGGCCAAACAAAAGGAATCTCATACGCTTAGTTGAAACTTGCTCTCTAAAACTATCTCCATGTGAAGGTAGCAGCCATCCGCTTGTCAGGGGCATGTCATGATCACTGGATGCGATGAGATTGGCCTCGAAAGCAAGTTGATGGCTGATTCTTGTGGAAATGCCGCAGCCAAACGTGCCACATGCCTTTCGCACACCCAAATTGTGGCCAACCACGTGTGAGTTTGTAGATCGAAGTATGCATTTGTGCGCCACTGTATGGATTTTAATGTTACGATCCATCTTCGTCGGAAATATTCATGTGGGGTGGAAATTTGGGACCTTTTATATGTTAGTGAAGGGAGTTGCTTTGTAGTGCAACTTTTCTAAGTTGGCGAAGGTATGGATGGAAGGTTTAAAGATAGGGATACTTGTGGCTGCCGTAGTTTTCTCTTCCTGTGTGCTCTGAATATTTCTTCGTCGAGTGAATTGATGCTATGTTTTTTATTGGTCTTGTCGGTAGATAATATTTTCCTTCATGGTCGTTGTTGATGGCAGTAGTAATCCAAGGAGAGAAACCTCTCTCTCCTCGTCACATTACGTCATTCCATGGATGGTCTCATGAGCTATTTTCTATTGAGGTAGCAGGTGGAATACGTCCATTACTAGCTAGGCAGCAGAGCAAACATTAAAAGATTGCTTGTGGGTTTCTGGTTGAATCACCAGACATTAATGACAATCCCGTGGATCTTATCCTCAACAAGATCGCAAACCTTGGTTCcgtttgtttttaattttttttctttttacatgtcGCAAAGACAGGTCAAATGGATTGAATAATCAAAGAAAATTCTAACCTGTAACCTTTTTTTGGTTGCAGGTTGTGATTCCACCATATAGTAAGGTTTTTCCTTACTAACCTTTTATGTATTTAGGTTTTTGCTTTTTTTCATTCTTACTCTAAATATTAAGTTCTTTTAACATTTCGATTCTTCTCGATTATATATTAAGAACAGGTACACTTTGATCTTCTTTTCGTTCTTGAGATAGATAGACCCTCGATTGCTACGAGTTCCGGAGGATGAACTAGTTCAGATGAGCGACCCATATGATGATGATTCTAATAGAAACGATATAGATAACATCACCCATACGCGGATAACTCAAGAAAGTCCAGTTTGTGTTACGTGTCAATGAAACCGATGGTGTCAAAGTTGAGGATCCGACTTAAGTATCGAGCACCGAGCGCAATCTCTTGTAATAAAATATGACAACAGGACGTTGAGAAGACGGCTACGTAAACGATGCAGCTGGATCCCATGCATCGGCGCCACGCGTCGCTTCAGATATTGCAGGACTGCCCCTCCTCCTTCCCCGTTCTCATCAAACCCACCATGGCGTTGCTCCATCCATTTCAACGTAACCTCCAATAATGATAAGCCATGATGTGGCACGCAGAGGGAGCTGGCATCGATCTCAGTCCCACTCATCAATCGTTCTTCACGAATCATAAGGAACGACATGGACTCACTGAAAAAAGAAATTTAATCGCATAATAATTAATGCCAAAAGCTAAAACGATAAGGATCTTGCTTGTACGCAAACCTCCCTCGATTCGTGGCTTGAGTTGCTCATTTCACTACGTGTTGCAGATTCGGTCCAACCAACTGCCGAGTAGGGAGGAGAAGCATTCATATGAACCACATTTTGTTGCTTTATTTGGATTTCGATTTTGTGTATATCGGTCTTGTGCCAACGACGTTAAGCTGTCTTGAACATATCTTCTATCTATAGGAAATTTCATTCTTTTAAAGAGGATCGATCGTGTGACATTAATCCATAGCTAAATGTCTCTGAGGAGAGATGAATCCCTTTTCCCATTTGGGTTGCACTACAAGAAGAACAACCCATGGTTGTTTCCCTTTTTTCACATGTTCCCCCCTAACGTTATCATACGTGCTGTTTCCGATTCAGGTAATGGCCACGTTCATATTCCTCATAATATCTATCGGGAGATTAATTGCACAGCTACCTAAAGAAATAATAACGCGTCATCTGTCCACCATCCACCGATTTAAATGTGGGAGACTCGAGCTCATATCGATTCGGCTTAATCTCCAGACCCATTTTAACCAAACCCGACCCGATCTATGTAGTCACGTGGGAATCACATGCTTTGGTCAAGCCGTCTCCACCGCGCCCTGGTGTGTCGGCAcgatggcaatcgagtgattaacAGCATCTTGGGCGCCCAATTCCGTCATTGCAGCTCCTGATGGAATCGTCCTCCGAAGCTCCGCTACAAATACCCCGCTTCCTTTCGACGCCTCCCACTCTCGCTCGTCTCGGGTCTCTGGGTGGCATCTCGGCCTTCTCCTCGCCTCCCGGGATCGAAGCCATCGCGCGTGTTCTTTACGCCGGCCGATCGAGGACGACGGACGGCTCCTTGTAGGGTTCCGTGGTTTCTTGCGGATCCCTCGTGGGTTGTTTAGGGGTTGGTTCGGGGAGGGCAAGAAGGGTGAGAAGGAGGGTGGCCATGAGGTTGATCGGGGAGATCTCCTACGTTCGGAATGAGGAGGATAAGGAGAACGAGGGGGTGCCGCCGATGTCGCTTTCGCCTCCGCCGCAGCAGACGCTCGTCGTGGGGTACGCTCTGACGTCGAAGAAGGTCAAGAGTTTCTTCCAGCCGAAACTGGAAGCATTGGCCAGGTGAGCCTCTCCCTGAAAAGAGAGGAACAGGGAACAAGGACCCCATGTTTGATAGAATTTTCTGTCTTTTCTCGGCCATCGGATGTTTGATTTTTTGGGGATAAACCTTGTTCCCAGATGTTCTTGTGATACCACTAAATTGCTCTTCTCTCCCACTTTTCTTTGATCTTTCACCTTTTGATCGTCAGTAGATTGAGTGTCAGAGGGGAATCTTTAATGGTTTCTaggcaaaaagaaaaaggagagacTTTTAAgagttaagtttttttttttccttcgtgCGAATGAATGCCTTTTTAGTGTCTTTTAACCTTTTTTCCGTGCCTCACTTGTTATCGTGAGATATGTCGATTTTGATGAAGCTTGATATGGAGAAAACCCAAGCGCAGTCATTACTTATGACTTACGAAGAGATCCACAAAATTGTGGATTAATTTTTGGGTTCCTAGCCGACCATTATGCGACACACAGTGGGAAATACGTTTTAATGCTGGTTTCTGAGTGTTATCTCCCGAAAGAGTCTATAACAAAGCTTTCGACACTTTATTTCTCCTGGAGGAAGTTATACACCAGCAAAACACCGGTATTGATTCGCCAGTTGGTTTTTATTGGGGATGGTCCTTTTTCTAGAATCTTCAGTTGTTTAGATCAGAAATTCTGCTCCTTGTACGGCTCAGTCTGCTGAAATGGTCAAAACTATAATAATTCATTATAGGAGTCTTGGATCCTTAGCATGTCATATCGTCATGGTTGACATTTGTCTGTTGTGGCTATGCTGCCAACCCTCTCCTGTTTCTATTAGCTCTTGGTTTTAAAGGGTATAGTCTGCTGACATTGACTTTACAGGCTTTCATGTATCAAGGTTTATCCTTAACAATCTGCTTTGCCAGAAACTAGCTATTTATTGactttttattcatttatttgttACATGAAACTAAATTTATTAATGAAACTTGAAGAAGAATTTTAAATATGCTTGTGATATGAGATGTCCCAACACAGGTTAGACATGACAAGTATAATAGTAGAACACTGAGGAAATATTGGGGGGAACCATAAGAAAGGTTTCAGATTATCTAGTGCTATTTTTCTTGAACCTAATAACAAGAAACAATCAACATATTTAAACCTAAATATCTGGGATCGACTACTGCTTTTTCTTGTATAAACCTTTTTAATTTGGTCTCATTGTTCTTTTCTTGGTTATTGCTGTTGAAAATATGGGATGATGGCATTTATGCAAATTATTGACTTTGCAGAAAAAAATTCTCATCTATGATGGATAGTAAGCTTATTTGAATGCTATTGTGAACAGTAATAGATGAATGTATTCCGTATATAATTTACTTCCTTTTTTAGAATGTCTACTGTAAAGTCAGTTGTAGATTTCCATGATTATTCTTCTAATCCCGCATATTActactaattttttttcttgctgAATACTTGGTTcattttctgttttcctttttacCAACAGTTTCTCGAGTGTCAAATCAATGTTTTTATCTTCTAAATTACCATTCTGATCTAAATTTTGCTATTGCCCACTTCATTTTGAGGTCCAAGCCACATTTGATCAAGTAACCATCTAATATCTTGGTAACTGTTGTGGTTTGATTGTTTTAGACAATGTTGACTGACAATGACCATTAGATTTTATATTAGGAGAAGAGTAACTCCTTTTTCTTGACAAGGAAAGCATGCACATGGGGTTTTCACATATATGCTAAAGAATTTTCTATTGCTACTGATATTCTATGTCTATTCATCTTATTTATCTTAGGGAAATTGGTTTGCCATTTTAATGACTTAAATATCATGAGACATGCCTAGTATTTGATTCCGTGAACTTAATTGATTAGACTTTGTACTATGGGGTGCAGGAAGAAAGGAATTGTGTTTGTCGCCATTGACCAGAGCCAGCTTCTTCTAGATCAAGGTCCTTTTGACATTATTCTGCACAAGGTCAGCTGGTCACCTTTAACACTTGAAGTTCTTTTGATGGATTACGCAGGATTACTAGTTTAAGGATGATTGATGTTGATTTTCATAGATAGACCAGTAATTCTTGCCATGGAAATAACTATCAAACTGCTTGCCATTGTCCTTTTAGAGCTCAATGGTGCTTTCTGTAATTATGGGAGGAAGACCCATTAATCCAACTATTATGGATTGATTTTAAACGTATCGAGACTGATAAGCTCtttatctttcctttttttctctctcagtTGACTGGAAAAGAGTGGCAACAAGTTCTGGAGGTTAGTAAATTGAAGGATCACAGAAGTATCTCACCTTCTGTAGGCTCAATATTATCTCTTGATATCAATGACTCTGATGTCTGAACAGTACATAATTGCACCCTAACGTAATTCATGCATCATAGAAGTTCTGAATGGTACATTTGAATGATGATCAAGTCTGAAGTAATACCAAGTGGTAAACAAAAAAGCATGGTAAAGTTAAAAGCTTATCTTTATGTGTAATGACCTAAATAGAATGCATGCATTTTTTCTTGTCATGGTTGATTGTTAGGTAGTTAAAACTTGAAGCTGCAAGATTTCCTGTATGTCAGGATTTTAATTCATATTGTCTGCTAAGTCTCATACGGTTGCCATGTAACTCCAGGTGTTTATAGAATTAGCTGCACTAGATTTTGGTTTTGGTACACTGGATCCTTGTGGCATTAGCTGCACTAGATTTTGGTTTTGGTACACTGGACCTCTCCATATTCTtctattatttaatttatataatttatctTTTAGCAGATTCTAGATCTTCTTTTACAAATATGTTTTGTGAACCTCTATTGTAAACTAAACTACTTGTATTTTACAATTGAATTACATGGCTACCTTTGACTAAGAAAAGGTCTGATAAAAGCTTACTCATTACATGCTTTAAGCATATTTGAAGTATGCTTGAATCTAATAAGCACGGACACGGACACGATGAGGGCATgtgtatttttaaatatatataatatttgattaatatgttttataatatttatacttAAATTTTATAGACTTAGCATtgtgaacaaataaatatcatcatatAATTTTCAGTGTACTCAGATACTACAGCTGTAATACAATTAAATTTATCAGAAAACAATAAAGATTCATCCAAATAAAAATCGAACctacatgatatgatttttacagTATATGAAATTATTAATTAAATGCAAGTAATTTTTACAGTATATAAAATCACAATTGATACAAGTCTTTGGATGAATTCCAAAAaatgattcaaaaaaaattatatagctttGCACAAAAAATgatttacttgatatttttttaattccacatgattcaacaaaaaaaaattccACATGAGCTTTGCACCAAATTATAGCTTATAACATAAGTAGTTTAATTCCACATAGTAcgcttgatatttttttaataaatttctaACATATATCCACATAATTTACTTTATTCTTGACTTGTTACATGGTCAATTAACAATACAAGTTCAGAATAAGAGGTAGTAACAAATTTACCATCAATATAGTTATGTGACATTATAGTACTACTATATAAAATCAAGGTTCGTCCTATCACTGCATGCCGtctggtatgggcggtatgtattgGTCTAACAAGGGACCAATACAGGTGGTATATACCAAGGTTTCTTGTTACATGCTTTAAGTATATTTGAAGTATGCTTGAAGTAGTATTATAGTTGAATACCTTCTTTTGGTTAGTTTTTAAGTCTTTCACTCATCTTCCATTTTTGGTTTTAAGTGTGAATGTAAATGTATGTatgaaattcttttttttttgtgtattgtAAATGAAATAGATATGAGATTTGCAAATTGAATTTGCACTACCCACGCCTTTTAATTTTTCATATCTTTACTCGTTTTGTTTGTCATTCTTTGAAGGATTATATGGAAAATCATCCGGAAGTTACTGTCCTTGACCCACCAGCTGCCATACAACGTTTGTACAATCGCCAATCGATGCTTCAGGATGTAGCTGATTTGAATTTATCAAACTGCTATGGTAAGTTAAACCAAAGTTTGCTTCAATATGTAGTATGTCAAATGGGTTTGGTGCTTGGTCAGATGTCTTTTCTGTTTCTTGCTTTCCTTTTTATCAAGTTGAACTTACCATATATCTACATTAGGTAATAATACGACCATCTTTATGTTCATTTTGTAGTTGGACATTTAGTTTAGTTTCTTtattaattttaatgatgattgcTAGGTATTGACCATCAGTCACATTAAATCTTTCTCATAATATTGAAAAATGATTTCCTAATTTAGATATTCTATTTCTTAAAAGGTTTCActgaaattttataatattctgatGCAATTTTCTTGAGCAGGAATAGAAATTTGTCGTAGTTCCAGTCTATCTAAAACTATCTAATTGACTCATAACTATCATTTCCAATTTCCAGGCAGAGTTGGCACTCCCAGGCAACTAGTTATCACCAAAGATTCATCATCGATCCCGGATGCAGTTAGCAGAGCTGGACTTGCTCTACCATTGGGTAAGACACAACGGTGCCCAATTTGTTATGAGCATCACTATTATTTGCATCTTGGTGTTCTTGTTACATATTACAACAAGTGCTCAAGTAATAGTTTGATGTATCTCAACTCTTATAGTAGTAACGGTAATAGATACATGTGATAGAATTTCTTACTTTTTCTTAGAAAACAGTATTTTGATGTATCTCAACTCTTATAATAGTAACTAATATTCAGACATATTTGAGAAGTATATTTCTCATGTCTTATATTCTCAGCCTAAATATATCCATTGCATACATATTATATGTTTTAGATTGCTCAAATATGTTTTGTATAATgatgataacttttatatttgattaaaatcataaaattatcaatttttGGAATAAAATTCTGATGACTAACTGTCGAATTACTCATACGCTTAATGATCTGCCGCATTTTGTCTTATATGAGGTTACAAATTTGATCTAAATTGATGAAAGAATATCTTGTGGTATGAAAGAATATCTTGTGTTATGAAAGAAATGAGAAATTTTATTTAAGAGCGAGGTCCATGTGTATGACAGGTTGCACTCAAAAAGCCCATGTATGTTCCCGGTCCAATGGGGAAACTCATGTAGTATGTACTCCCAATGACAAATTGTTCTTATGAAATAGGTCAATGTGAATTCAGGGGAGGCATGTGTTCCTAGAGGCTCCTGTTCCCTTGCCATGTTTGGGTTAGTTTGCCGTTGCACCCTTAAGTCACATGTATGTTGCACCACCTGTTTAGTCAGGCTAGTAAACATTTGATTTTGATGTCCTTTTACTTACTAAGCCATAGATAAATGTGGTCTACAATCTAATTCACTGTTTATTGTATGTACCATAGTAGAGATGAGTAAGGATGTGAGCTACATTTCTAGCTGGTAATTCAAGCATGGAAATATTCTCTGTGATCTTGTCGATTCTTTTTCTCTCCTATTTGCAGTCGCCAAACCATTGGTGGTTGATGGAAGTGCAAAGTCACACGAATTATCACTTGCCTATGACGAATTCTCCTTGTCAAAGCTTGAtcctccctttgttcttcaagAATTCATTAATCATGGTAGTAGCATGTTCTTGATTGCCATCTTCCAGGTTATGCCATGTACTGTGTAAATGTATTTTCTCACCCTTGTACAGGTGGTGTTCTCTTCAAGGTCTATATTGTTGGAGAGGCAATAAAGGTTGTTCGTCGATTTTCCCTCCCTGATGTCAGTAAGCGCGAACTATTAAGCAGTACCGGTGTCTTTCAGTTTCCCAGGGTTTCTTGTGCAGCAGCATCCGCAGATGATGCCGACTTGGACCCTAGCATTGCTGGTAAAGTCTTTGGAACATATGTGGCCTTTGGTTTCTTCATAACTGACAATAAGTATGTTGTATTATGTGAAGTGTGAGTTCTTTCGATATTGTCCTTCTATAGAGCTTCCTCCAAGGCCATTGCTTGAGAAGCTTGCTAGGGAGCTCCGTCGTCGTCTGGTGAGATGATTTCTTATATATGTGCATTATCCAAATAGTTGTAGGtttttaaagttttttttgtTCTCACCTTTGTGTCACATTAGGGTCTTCTGGTGAGATGATTTCTTATATATGTGCATTATCCAAATAGTTGTAGGtttttaaagttttttttgtTCTCACCTTTGTGTCACATTAGGGTCTTCGATTATTCAACATAGACATAATAAGAGAGCATGGGACAAGGGACGGGTTTTATGTCATCGATATCAACTATTTTCCAGGCaagtgtagttttttttttttttttttgaaagtgGAGCTTATTTATTCACACTATTTTCAAGCTGATgaccacctttttttttttcttttcatcataCATTGGTTTTGTTATATTTTCTCTTTTGAGGTGTTTCTATGTTTAATTGGAAAATTCAGATTCCTTACGGAACATTTGgaatgataaaaaagaaaaagaaatagacCAAGAATAGTTGGTATTTTGTGGGTGTACATCTCTATGTAATGCATGAATGAGAATCACACATGAACAACTAGAGCAATTGATATAGCAGTCAGGAAAATTTGGTTTTGAGGAGTGAATAATCTTAAACCTTGGTATTGTCTACTA from Musa acuminata AAA Group cultivar baxijiao chromosome BXJ1-3, Cavendish_Baxijiao_AAA, whole genome shotgun sequence encodes the following:
- the LOC135632127 gene encoding inositol-tetrakisphosphate 1-kinase 1-like isoform X1 produces the protein MRLIGEISYVRNEEDKENEGVPPMSLSPPPQQTLVVGYALTSKKVKSFFQPKLEALARKKGIVFVAIDQSQLLLDQGPFDIILHKLTGKEWQQVLEDYMENHPEVTVLDPPAAIQRLYNRQSMLQDVADLNLSNCYGRVGTPRQLVITKDSSSIPDAVSRAGLALPLVAKPLVVDGSAKSHELSLAYDEFSLSKLDPPFVLQEFINHGGVLFKVYIVGEAIKVVRRFSLPDVSKRELLSSTGVFQFPRVSCAAASADDADLDPSIAELPPRPLLEKLARELRRRLGLRLFNIDIIREHGTRDGFYVIDINYFPGYSKMPGYDHIFIDFLASMARSNYKKRLSSSN
- the LOC135632127 gene encoding inositol-tetrakisphosphate 1-kinase 3-like isoform X3 yields the protein MRLIGEISYVRNEEDKENEGVPPMSLSPPPQQTLVVGYALTSKKVKSFFQPKLEALARKKGIVFVAIDQSQLLLDQGPFDIILHKLTGKEWQQVLEDYMENHPEVTVLDPPAAIQRLYNRQSMLQDVADLNLSNCYGRVGTPRQLVITKDSSSIPDAVSRAGLALPLVAKPLVVDGSAKSHELSLAYDEFSLSKLDPPFVLQEFINHGGVLFKVYIVGEAIKVVRRFSLPDVSKRELLSSTGVFQFPRVSCAAASADDADLDPSIAELPPRPLLEKLARELRRRLVIAKCQDMITYLSTSLQAWLVATTKSD
- the LOC135632127 gene encoding inositol-tetrakisphosphate 1-kinase 3-like isoform X4; the protein is MRLIGEISYVRNEEDKENEGVPPMSLSPPPQQTLVVGYALTSKKVKSFFQPKLEALARKKGIVFVAIDQSQLLLDQGPFDIILHKLTGKEWQQVLEDYMENHPEVTVLDPPAAIQRLYNRQSMLQDVADLNLSNCYGRVGTPRQLVITKDSSSIPDAVSRAGLALPLGGVLFKVYIVGEAIKVVRRFSLPDVSKRELLSSTGVFQFPRVSCAAASADDADLDPSIAELPPRPLLEKLARELRRRLGLRLFNIDIIREHGTRDGFYVIDINYFPGYSKMPGYDHIFIDFLASMARSNYKKRLSSSN
- the LOC135632127 gene encoding inositol-tetrakisphosphate 1-kinase 3-like isoform X2, whose protein sequence is MRLIGEISYVRNEEDKENEGVPPMSLSPPPQQTLVVGYALTSKKVKSFFQPKLEALARKKGIVFVAIDQSQLLLDQGPFDIILHKDYMENHPEVTVLDPPAAIQRLYNRQSMLQDVADLNLSNCYGRVGTPRQLVITKDSSSIPDAVSRAGLALPLVAKPLVVDGSAKSHELSLAYDEFSLSKLDPPFVLQEFINHGGVLFKVYIVGEAIKVVRRFSLPDVSKRELLSSTGVFQFPRVSCAAASADDADLDPSIAELPPRPLLEKLARELRRRLGLRLFNIDIIREHGTRDGFYVIDINYFPGYSKMPGYDHIFIDFLASMARSNYKKRLSSSN